In Pseudomonas sp. FP1742, the DNA window GATGCCTTCAATATCGCCAGTCAGGCCGTCAAAGAGGAGCAGATCAATATCGAGAGTGATCAACCGCTGCATCCCGCTCCTTCGACCATGGAGGTGCTCGATTCCTTTGATCCATGCGACGAGCTCGCGCATGTTGAGATCAGTTGTCGCAGACATTACCAGGTTGTAAAAGGGCGGGTGGTCTCCGTCTAGGGAGATGCTTTCGTAAACGGGCGAGCAACGGATATTCTCCAGATGCAATTCACGTTCTTGATTGTGAATGTAGCCGGGTATTTTGAGGATCAGATCGGCAAACACATCCTGCTTTGAATGAATCCAAACCCTGAACGGGGTACCCCGCGGCGATTGCGCTGGCGAACAAGGCGTCCCGCTCACTAGATGGCCTAGCGAGATGGCCCTATTCACGGCCCCCTTGTAGGTTTCACGCCCATAGACATCGCGCTCCAGTTCGGTGTCGCTACCAGCACCATCATGGCGTTAGAGTCATTGATCGACGGCACAGTTTATAAAGTTTTGAAGGAATGCCGAGTTGTCACTACGTCGCCAAGCCAGCGTAAGCCTGGCGATAGCCGAAATATCAT includes these proteins:
- the folK gene encoding 2-amino-4-hydroxy-6-hydroxymethyldihydropteridine diphosphokinase; translation: MFADLILKIPGYIHNQERELHLENIRCSPVYESISLDGDHPPFYNLVMSATTDLNMRELVAWIKGIEHLHGRRSGMQRLITLDIDLLLFDGLTGDIEGIQMPGAEILTRSFVLYPLQLLAPKLHPPGCEVSLAELWLKLRPGPELMPVRYPFGTPPFQLVGSTLPAGHSKSIRLPANQLAS